The segment GGCGGATCGGGGTCTTCGCGATGCAGCACGGGCCGGGGGCGGAGAACTCCTTCGGCGGCGTCGCGCAGGCGTACGGCGACTCGTCCCCGATCGTGGTGCTGCCGGCCGGCTACCCGCGGCGTCTGACCAACGTTGCCCCGAACTTCAACTCCGCGCTCAACTACCGCCACGTCACCAAGTGGGCGGAGCAGGTGGTGCTGCCCGAAGAGGCGCCCAACGCGATGCGGCGCGCCTTCACGCAGGTACGCAACGGCCGGCCGCGCCCGGTGCTCATCGAGTTTCCGACCGACGTGCTTGCTTCGGAGATCCCCGACCCCGCGGACTACCGGCCCACGGCTGCGGTCCGCGTCGGTCCCGATCCGCAGGCGATCGAACGAGTCGCCGGGGTGCTGGTGGAAGCCGAGCGTCCGGTGATCTACGCAGGGCAGGGTGTGCACTACGCGCGCGCGTGGAGTCAGCTCAAGGACCTCGCGGAATGGCTCGGCGCGCCCGTCACGACGAGCCTTCAGGGCAAGAGCGCGTTCCCCGAGACGCACGCGCTGTCGCTCGGCAGCGGCGGGCGTTCGGTGCCGAAACCGGTCCACGACTTTCTGCGGCAGAGCGACGTCATCTTCGGCATCGGCTGCAGTTTCGCGACGACCAACTACGGGGTCGTGATGCCCAAAGGCAAGACGATCATCCACGCCACCCTCGACCCGGCGGACGTGAACAAGGACTTGCCGGCCGACCATGTCGTGATCGGCGATGCCGGACTCGTCCTCGAGGCGCTGCTCGCCGCGGTCAAGGACCGTGTGCGGGCGCCGCGCCGGGGGCGCGCCGAGGCCGTCGCGCGGGAGATCAAAGCCGGTCGGGAAGCCTGGCTCGCGCAGTGGAGCCCGAAGCTCAACTCCGACGACACCCCGCTATCGCCGTACCGCGTCATCCGCGATTTGCTGCGGACCGTGGACGCGGCCAACACGGTGATCACGCACGACGCCGGCAGCCCGCGCGACCAGCTGTCGCCGTTCTGGCAGGTGGAGGCGCCGCTGACCTACATCGGCTGGGGCAAGACGACCCAGCTGGGCTACGGGCTCGGCCTCGCGATGGGCGCGAAACTCTTCGCGCCGGAGAAACTCTGCATCAACGTCTGGGGCGATGCGGCCATCGGGTTTACCGGGATGGACTTCGAAACGGCGGTCCGGGAGCGCATCCCGATTCTTTCTGTGCTGCTCAACAACTTCTCGATGGCGATCGAGTTGCCGGTGATGCCGGTCTCCACGGAAAAATACCGCAGCACCGACATCTCGGGCAACTACGCGGCGTTTGCACAGGCGCTGGGCGGCTACGGCGAGCGCGTCACCGAGCCGGACGAGATCGTCCCCGCGATCAAGCGCGCGATCCGTCAGACCGTTCAGGGTGTGCCGGCGCTGCTCGAGTTCATCACCGCGAAAGAGATCGAAATCTCGGTCTTCAAGTAACCGGCGGCGGGCACGTTCGCCCCTCGCACCCGGTCCTGGGCGGTCGGCGCCGGATGTCACGCCCACCCCCGCCGCGGGGCCGGCACGGCGTGCCGGCTCCACGTTGCCGCTCCGACGCGGCATGTGGTCCGATAAGGGGAAATACGGGACTGAGGATGTCACAGCGCGAGAGGATGCCATGAAACACTTCTTCGCGGGAAGTCTCGCCGTGTGCGCGCTCCTCGGGATCGGCTCGCTCACACCGGCCCGGACGGGGACGGTGGTCCGCGACATCGGGGTCCGGCAGATCGCGGTCCGGCGCACCCCGGTCCGGTACGCCGCCATCCCGCACATCGCGGCCCGGTACGCCGGGGTCCGGCACATCGCGATCAACCACTCGCCGGCGGCGCCGCTCCGCACGGTCGAGATCAGCAAGAACAACCCGACGCCGACGGTCGTGCCGCCATCGCAGGGGGCGAACGCGTGCGTGGGCGCCCCACCGACCAGCCAGGCCCCGGGCCCGACCTGCAGTCCTCAGCCGCAGTCCGTCGCGGTGACGGTGGTGCAGATTCCGGTGCAGTAACCGAGGACGAGACGATCCTGTCGAGCAGGGCGCCGAGGACGAATGTACTGTCCTCGGCGCCGCGCTT is part of the bacterium genome and harbors:
- a CDS encoding thiamine pyrophosphate-requiring protein; translation: MPADPSEGEQGGSGVKVAAAIAQILKREGVEFLIGYPVNPIIEAAAVADIRTIIVRQERTGLHMADAVSRMSSGRRIGVFAMQHGPGAENSFGGVAQAYGDSSPIVVLPAGYPRRLTNVAPNFNSALNYRHVTKWAEQVVLPEEAPNAMRRAFTQVRNGRPRPVLIEFPTDVLASEIPDPADYRPTAAVRVGPDPQAIERVAGVLVEAERPVIYAGQGVHYARAWSQLKDLAEWLGAPVTTSLQGKSAFPETHALSLGSGGRSVPKPVHDFLRQSDVIFGIGCSFATTNYGVVMPKGKTIIHATLDPADVNKDLPADHVVIGDAGLVLEALLAAVKDRVRAPRRGRAEAVAREIKAGREAWLAQWSPKLNSDDTPLSPYRVIRDLLRTVDAANTVITHDAGSPRDQLSPFWQVEAPLTYIGWGKTTQLGYGLGLAMGAKLFAPEKLCINVWGDAAIGFTGMDFETAVRERIPILSVLLNNFSMAIELPVMPVSTEKYRSTDISGNYAAFAQALGGYGERVTEPDEIVPAIKRAIRQTVQGVPALLEFITAKEIEISVFK